One genomic window of Elaeis guineensis isolate ETL-2024a chromosome 2, EG11, whole genome shotgun sequence includes the following:
- the LOC105046393 gene encoding uncharacterized protein, with translation MPARTLPPPFHMLPITLGRWNSTSSHHRDSAMGLGLGGPPPSSPSTADPAAAASSVASRRTIPSLLFFCRHRRGGLAPSIFTCLALASTVLVILFFLQRAVDDVVARTRTVAGHNLEPTPWHPFPHSKVRPDASTVLRCSYLSCPRLRITLPSHASFDEDGDAGDSPQQQSCPAFFSSIHRDLEPWRRSGISPAMVVEAGKHAAMRVVILDGRRLYVDLYYACVQSRAMFTIWGLLQLLRRYPGMVPDVDLMFDCMDRPAISRSDYQDGRPPPPLFRYCTTKDHFDIPFPDWSFWGWPEVNVRPWDEEFRSIKLGSQAINWKRKDKTAYWKGNPYVQSPIRMALLNCNDTKKWGARIMRQDWVEESTSGFQNSNLSNQCNHRYKIYAEGFAWSVSLKYIIACGSLALIIHPQYEDFFSRGLIPKKNYWPIDPTNLCQSIKSVVNWGNNHQSQAESVGKRGQAFMEDLNMDRVYDYMYHLIVEYSKLQDFKPVPPSSAQEVCVESILCVADNQHSQFLERSYASPSSFSPCTLPPPHNDVGKS, from the exons ATGCCCGCTCGGACTCTTCCTCCCCCGTTCCACATGCTGCCTATTACCCTCGGGAGATGGAACTCCACTTCCAGCCACCACCGAGACTCCGCCATGGGTTTGGGATTGGGCGGACCCCCGCCGTCGAGCCCTTCCACCGCTGATCCGGCCGCCGCCGCCTCCTCCGTCGCCAGTCGCCGGACCATCCCGTCCCTCCTCTTCTTCTGCCGCCACCGCCGCGGCGGTCTCGCACCCTCCATCTTCACCTGCCTCGCCCTCGCCTCCACCGTCCTCgtcatcctcttcttcctccagaGG GCGGTGGACGATGTGGTCGCTCGGACGAGGACGGTCGCCGGCCACAACCTGGAGCCCACCCCCTGGCACCCGTTTCCCCACAGCAAGGTGCGCCCGGACGCCTCCACCGTCCTCCGCTGCTCCTATCTCTCCTGCCCCCGCCTCCGGATCACCCTCCCCTCTCACGCCTCTTTCGATGAAGATGGAGATGCCGGCGATTCTCCGCAGCAGCAGTCGTGCCCTGCGTTCTTTAGTTCGATCCACCGAGACCTGGAGCCATGGAGGCGGTCCGGCATCTCCCCCGCCATGGTGGTGGAGGCTGGGAAGCACGCCGCCATGCGGGTGGTCATCCTCGACGGCCGCCGCCTCTACGTCGACCTGTACTACGCGTGCGTGCAGAGCCGGGCCATGTTCACGATCTGGGGCCTGCTGCAGTTGCTGAGGAGATACCCCGGCATGGTCCCGGATGTGGACTTGATGTTCGATTGCATGGATCGACCGGCCATCAGCCGATCCGATTACCAGGATGGCAGACCTCCTCCGCCGCTCTTCCGCTATTGCACCACCAAAGATCATTTCGACATCCCCTTCCCTGACTGGTCCTTCTGGGGCTG GCCTGAGGTAAATGTTCGACCCTGGGATGAGGAGTTCAGAAGCATCAAGCTGGGTTCTCAAGCTATCAACTGGAAGAGGAAGGATAAAACTGCATATTGGAAGGGAAACCCATATGTTCAGTCACCCATAAGGATGGCATTATTAAATTGTAATGACACTAAGAAGTGGGGAGCTCGAATTATGCGTCAA GACTGGGTAGAAGAATCAACTTCTGGTTTTCAGAACTCTAACCTTTCGAACCAGTGCAACCATCG TTATAAGATCTATGCCGAAGGTTTTGCATGGTCTGTGAGCTTAAAATACATCATAGCATGTGGATCCCTTGCATTAATTATACATCCACAGTATGAAGATTTCTTCAGTCGTGGTTTGATTCCGAAAAAGAACTACTGGCCTATTGATCCTACTAACTTATGTCAGTCTATAAAGTCGGTGGTTAACTGGGGAAATAATCATCAGTCCCAG GCAGAGTCTGTAGGGAAAAGGGGGCAGGCATTCATGGAGGATTTGAACATGGATCGGGTGTATGACTATATGTATCACCTCATTGTGGAGTACTCGAAATTGCAGGACTTCAAGCCAGTCCCCCCATCTTCTGCTCAAGAAGTGTGTGTGGAATCTATTCTTTGTGTTGCGGACAATCAACATAGCCAGTTCCTTGAAAGATCATATGCATCCCCTTCATCCTTTTCCCCGTGCACCCTTCCTCCACCTCATAACGATGTTGGCAAGAGTTAG